One part of the Actinotignum schaalii genome encodes these proteins:
- a CDS encoding GmrSD restriction endonuclease domain-containing protein yields the protein MPRTSFGSAGHGASTTARTSFAKCAAAMGSLAILAGMMGACTKSSDEAAATSAPATSPAASSAVVTPGASETPPEKLPAVIPNPAHPQSATELLGTLTVAEPSTTDKADPAKFGPDAAGLNEDECNVYTDILRRDLVNVGVQPGTSGCGIAYGTLVDSYTGNMVDYARPEAGTKTVVVDRIVSLDNAWASGANQFTDEQRAAFASDPRNMQAVSAEQAKEKAGRSAAEWVPANKNFTCQYVARQIGVKATYGLTVTQAEHDAFAQYLQSCPNQLVPGWEGPAGK from the coding sequence ATGCCACGCACTAGTTTTGGCAGCGCCGGCCACGGCGCATCCACCACCGCCCGCACCTCGTTCGCGAAGTGCGCCGCAGCCATGGGGTCCTTGGCGATTCTCGCGGGGATGATGGGGGCATGCACCAAGAGTAGTGATGAGGCTGCAGCCACCTCCGCTCCCGCTACCTCACCTGCCGCTAGCTCCGCCGTCGTCACTCCTGGCGCTTCGGAAACCCCTCCGGAAAAGCTCCCGGCAGTCATCCCGAACCCGGCCCACCCGCAAAGCGCAACCGAGCTTCTCGGCACCCTCACGGTTGCCGAACCCTCCACCACCGATAAGGCCGATCCGGCGAAGTTCGGTCCCGACGCGGCCGGTCTGAACGAAGACGAATGTAACGTCTACACGGACATTCTGCGCCGTGACCTCGTGAACGTGGGCGTGCAGCCGGGCACCTCCGGCTGCGGTATCGCCTACGGCACCCTGGTGGATAGCTACACCGGGAACATGGTTGATTACGCGCGCCCGGAAGCCGGCACCAAGACCGTGGTGGTGGACCGCATCGTCAGCCTCGATAACGCCTGGGCTTCGGGCGCCAACCAGTTCACGGACGAGCAGCGCGCCGCTTTCGCCAGCGACCCGCGCAATATGCAGGCCGTGTCCGCGGAGCAGGCCAAGGAGAAGGCCGGGCGTTCCGCCGCCGAATGGGTTCCCGCGAACAAGAACTTCACCTGCCAGTACGTCGCGCGGCAGATCGGCGTGAAGGCCACCTACGGGCTAACCGTCACCCAGGCCGAGCACGATGCTTTCGCCCAGTACTTGCAGTCCTGCCCGAACCAGCTGGTTCCCGGCTGGGAAGGCCCGGCGGGTAAGTAG
- a CDS encoding LPXTG cell wall anchor domain-containing protein, which translates to MRTHTHRALAAALTAGVAVALLPAGAAVAQPVQNNDDAGAATAERTAPSLAEAEKNVAAAQETVAARQADVDRLTAAAAEAKAKAAEAEKAAEQTQAGVTQSEKKLAEATKEAEAAQQAVDAVSEAGKAAKGQLPQAAEHAKESADQAAAAQIAHEKAEASAREAAGGVAAKEAELKEKTSAAQVADAELTTAREVDAAARADKERLGKEVAQLEQAKTVALEALVQAEMELEQAKAKRDAVIDAEAAKVRKESDAVRAAQAEVKAKEAAKDAAAAEARKAEDAMVTATEADQAAKKVVTEAEAAKAEAERVAAELDAEAKKLEQAEGPLTVQVTEKQAVEKEAETALADAQKIEKMKREQLENLEELAKKDTELQSLVDQQKQKVEEAEKITAQKQQGFETAKSARQEAEAKLAAAREETQQKKDAYQKAVATKEEAAQRAQQAQAVAEQRTKALETAKSAFDEATQKVMAAAKKYAAAQEVLAAAAEKMDAAVAAQKQALEKAEAPVREAESKRDAANKTASDATEKVSALKERVAELEPTWAKAAERLAKAEKDMTAAQATANAAKEAASQAKAAADKAREAAAEAVRTLNEARATAAQKQAELIRLADASNTYDERQWDVRLATEKARTAKEELFKAQDAHGKATLALEAAREAEEAALKAQAEAQQELTAAELALQAAQRDLKLARQQAPTPEEKPGQKPGKPEQKPGTPQKKPGKPENPKNNPENPAVPENPGQSPATPSPSQPAGKPAAKHSAAENKTTTAKRAAVKNATPAQKLPETGSDMSGAIGAATLLMLAGGAVVLGRSRARHAVK; encoded by the coding sequence ATGAGGACCCACACTCACCGCGCCCTCGCCGCCGCACTCACCGCGGGGGTCGCCGTCGCGCTGCTCCCCGCCGGTGCCGCCGTTGCGCAGCCGGTGCAGAATAACGACGACGCCGGCGCGGCTACCGCCGAGCGAACCGCACCCAGCCTCGCCGAAGCGGAAAAGAACGTGGCAGCTGCCCAAGAAACAGTGGCGGCGCGCCAAGCTGACGTGGACCGACTCACTGCGGCCGCCGCGGAAGCGAAAGCCAAGGCAGCGGAAGCCGAAAAAGCGGCGGAGCAAACTCAAGCCGGGGTAACGCAGAGCGAAAAGAAGCTCGCGGAAGCCACGAAGGAAGCGGAGGCCGCCCAGCAGGCTGTGGATGCGGTCAGCGAGGCGGGGAAGGCCGCGAAGGGCCAGCTCCCGCAGGCGGCTGAGCATGCTAAAGAGTCTGCCGACCAAGCGGCAGCCGCGCAGATTGCCCACGAGAAAGCGGAGGCGAGTGCGCGGGAGGCCGCGGGCGGCGTCGCCGCAAAAGAAGCCGAGCTTAAGGAAAAGACCTCGGCTGCGCAGGTGGCCGATGCGGAGTTGACGACGGCGCGCGAGGTGGACGCGGCGGCGCGGGCGGATAAGGAGCGGCTGGGCAAGGAAGTCGCGCAGCTAGAGCAGGCGAAGACCGTGGCGCTGGAGGCGCTGGTGCAGGCTGAAATGGAGTTGGAACAGGCGAAGGCTAAGCGCGATGCGGTTATCGATGCTGAGGCTGCGAAGGTCCGCAAGGAATCGGACGCGGTCCGGGCTGCTCAGGCTGAGGTGAAGGCGAAGGAAGCGGCGAAGGATGCCGCGGCAGCGGAGGCTCGCAAGGCGGAAGACGCGATGGTCACTGCCACCGAAGCGGATCAGGCTGCGAAGAAGGTCGTGACTGAAGCGGAGGCGGCTAAGGCGGAAGCTGAGCGCGTGGCGGCGGAATTGGACGCCGAGGCCAAGAAACTTGAGCAGGCCGAGGGGCCGCTCACTGTTCAGGTGACTGAAAAGCAAGCTGTCGAAAAAGAAGCCGAGACTGCGCTAGCGGATGCGCAAAAGATCGAGAAGATGAAGCGCGAACAGCTCGAAAACCTCGAGGAGTTGGCGAAGAAGGATACCGAGCTGCAGTCTCTGGTAGATCAGCAGAAGCAAAAGGTCGAGGAAGCTGAGAAGATAACCGCTCAAAAGCAGCAGGGGTTTGAGACTGCGAAGTCCGCGCGTCAAGAGGCTGAAGCGAAGCTGGCAGCGGCGCGTGAAGAAACGCAGCAGAAAAAGGATGCGTACCAGAAAGCCGTAGCCACGAAGGAAGAAGCAGCTCAGAGGGCGCAGCAGGCGCAGGCGGTCGCGGAGCAGCGGACGAAGGCGCTTGAGACTGCGAAGAGTGCCTTTGATGAGGCTACCCAAAAAGTAATGGCAGCTGCGAAGAAATATGCCGCCGCGCAGGAGGTGCTGGCAGCTGCGGCAGAGAAGATGGACGCAGCTGTTGCCGCTCAGAAACAAGCGCTTGAAAAAGCCGAAGCTCCGGTACGTGAGGCGGAGAGTAAGCGCGATGCGGCTAATAAGACAGCCAGCGATGCTACCGAGAAGGTGAGTGCGCTCAAGGAACGCGTCGCGGAGCTCGAACCCACGTGGGCGAAGGCTGCCGAGAGGCTCGCAAAGGCCGAAAAGGATATGACCGCGGCACAGGCCACCGCGAATGCTGCCAAGGAAGCGGCCAGCCAGGCGAAGGCGGCTGCGGATAAGGCTCGTGAAGCGGCCGCGGAAGCGGTGCGCACCCTCAATGAAGCACGCGCGACCGCTGCCCAGAAGCAAGCTGAATTGATCCGGCTCGCCGATGCGTCGAATACCTACGATGAACGGCAGTGGGATGTTCGCCTAGCTACGGAGAAGGCGCGGACGGCCAAGGAGGAACTGTTCAAGGCCCAGGATGCTCACGGTAAGGCGACTCTCGCGCTTGAGGCTGCTCGTGAAGCAGAGGAGGCCGCGCTGAAAGCCCAGGCGGAGGCGCAGCAGGAGCTGACCGCGGCGGAGCTTGCCTTGCAGGCAGCTCAGCGGGATCTGAAACTGGCACGTCAGCAGGCCCCGACTCCGGAGGAGAAGCCGGGGCAGAAACCTGGGAAGCCCGAACAGAAGCCGGGGACGCCCCAAAAGAAGCCGGGCAAGCCGGAGAACCCGAAGAACAACCCGGAGAACCCTGCCGTTCCCGAGAACCCGGGGCAGTCACCTGCCACGCCGTCGCCTTCCCAGCCGGCTGGCAAGCCGGCGGCGAAGCATTCCGCGGCAGAAAATAAAACGACTACCGCGAAGCGAGCGGCGGTGAAGAACGCAACTCCCGCTCAGAAACTTCCCGAGACCGGAAGCGATATGAGCGGCGCTATTGGTGCGGCAACGCTTCTTATGCTCGCTGGTGGTGCGGTTGTTCTCGGGCGTTCCCGCGCGCGGCATGCGGTGAAGTAG
- a CDS encoding toxin-antitoxin system protein — MEIDPFSLTLPEGLPVRENMDDQVFNSMMARGYAQAINGDSYPIAEVFAELEDGLIS; from the coding sequence ATGGAGATTGATCCGTTTTCTCTCACGCTCCCCGAGGGACTGCCCGTTAGGGAAAATATGGACGACCAGGTGTTCAACTCAATGATGGCACGTGGCTACGCTCAAGCCATCAACGGAGATTCGTATCCGATAGCAGAGGTTTTCGCTGAGCTTGAGGACGGCCTTATTTCTTAG
- a CDS encoding dihydrodipicolinate synthase family protein, whose translation MLSGVYCPSVTLIDDSGAIDYPAMAAHIDRLAESGLNGVLFFGSIGEFFSFSTEEKAEFLKFAVKQAAGRFQVLAGVSAARLGEVLENIAAAEAAGVDGVVALPPFYFGHSHGRALDFYDAVAGATQLPVMLYNFPERTGADLTPELVAELAARHENIVALKDTVDTQSHTRRVIREVKKVRPDFAVLSGFDEYYIGNRVCGGAGVLSGLTNLIPEVFAAMHAAYEAGDVTRAAVELGKITRLAAVYEIGDIFIAAIKEGVRLCGVECSPLMRAPQVPLSAEDSEKIAQLLREVHA comes from the coding sequence ATGTTATCTGGTGTGTATTGCCCGTCGGTCACGTTGATCGACGATTCGGGTGCGATTGATTATCCGGCGATGGCTGCCCATATTGATCGTCTTGCCGAGTCCGGGCTCAACGGGGTGCTCTTCTTCGGCTCGATTGGGGAGTTTTTCTCTTTCTCGACCGAGGAGAAGGCCGAGTTCTTGAAGTTCGCGGTCAAGCAGGCCGCGGGGCGTTTCCAGGTGCTGGCCGGGGTGAGCGCAGCGCGGCTGGGTGAGGTGCTGGAGAATATCGCGGCTGCTGAGGCGGCTGGTGTGGATGGCGTGGTGGCCCTCCCGCCCTTCTATTTCGGGCATTCGCACGGGCGGGCGCTTGATTTTTATGACGCGGTTGCGGGCGCGACGCAGCTTCCTGTTATGCTTTATAACTTCCCGGAGCGCACGGGTGCGGATTTGACTCCGGAGCTGGTGGCTGAGCTGGCCGCCCGGCACGAAAATATTGTGGCGCTCAAAGATACGGTGGATACTCAGAGTCATACGCGGCGGGTGATTCGTGAGGTGAAGAAGGTGCGCCCGGATTTCGCGGTGCTTTCTGGTTTTGATGAGTATTACATTGGGAATCGGGTGTGTGGCGGGGCCGGGGTGCTCTCTGGCCTCACGAATTTGATTCCTGAGGTGTTTGCGGCGATGCATGCGGCGTATGAGGCCGGGGATGTTACGCGCGCGGCCGTGGAGTTGGGGAAGATTACGCGTTTGGCTGCGGTGTATGAGATCGGTGATATTTTCATTGCTGCGATTAAGGAGGGTGTGCGTTTGTGCGGGGTGGAGTGCTCGCCGTTGATGCGTGCCCCGCAGGTCCCGTTGAGCGCGGAGGATTCGGAGAAAATCGCACAGCTGCTGCGCGAAGTCCACGCATAA
- a CDS encoding L-serine ammonia-lyase, producing MTSRLRLNPDFDDAAHTVPVSLSERHPGTPHTALPAAILAGETQVTGTAGESGEEETRANPLGVCDMFRVGIGPSSSHTVGPMRAGLHFATLLAARAPGARITSLRVDLFGSLAATGRGHNTDRAVLLGLSGYSPENVSIAVVDGMEAAIDASGTLTVPGFAPTPFVRDRDIIFRPCDILPYHVNALTLRAWAGEELLAEHTYYSVGGGFVMEELGDPAEPRVAPLATEEQADAAQTAVPYPFFTAARLLELCSETGMRISELALANETALRPQPAVIAHMDRVHAVMDEAIKAGIATEGTLPGGLRVKRRAPGLARELEEKTAAGHRADQLEALGWVNLFALAINEENAAGHRIVTAPTNGAAGVVPAVLTYYERFVPGATREGMYNFLLAGAAIGGIIKTNASIAGAEVGCQGEVGSASAMAAAGFAEALGGTPAQVENAAEIAMEHSLGLTCDPVGGLVQIPCIERNAMAAVKSINAAYIALWGDGSHTVSFDTVVETMRQTGMDMLSKYKETSEGGLAVNVVEC from the coding sequence ATGACCTCGCGTTTAAGGCTCAATCCTGATTTCGACGACGCCGCACATACCGTCCCGGTCTCCCTCAGCGAACGTCACCCCGGCACCCCGCACACCGCCTTGCCCGCCGCCATCCTCGCCGGCGAAACGCAAGTAACCGGGACTGCCGGCGAATCCGGGGAGGAGGAAACCCGCGCGAATCCCCTGGGGGTATGCGATATGTTCCGGGTGGGGATAGGCCCGTCGTCGTCGCATACGGTGGGGCCCATGCGCGCCGGGCTGCATTTCGCAACACTGCTGGCTGCCCGCGCCCCGGGCGCCCGCATCACGAGCCTGCGCGTGGATCTTTTCGGTTCCCTCGCCGCCACCGGGCGCGGGCATAATACCGACCGTGCGGTCCTCCTCGGGCTATCCGGCTACAGCCCGGAAAATGTGTCCATCGCGGTGGTGGACGGCATGGAAGCCGCTATCGACGCCTCCGGCACCCTCACCGTGCCCGGTTTCGCCCCCACACCGTTCGTGCGCGACCGCGATATTATTTTTCGCCCGTGTGATATTTTGCCCTACCACGTAAATGCGTTAACCTTGCGAGCCTGGGCGGGCGAGGAGCTTCTCGCTGAACACACGTATTATTCGGTGGGCGGCGGTTTCGTGATGGAAGAACTGGGCGATCCGGCGGAACCGCGGGTGGCGCCGCTCGCCACGGAAGAACAGGCCGACGCCGCCCAGACCGCGGTCCCCTATCCTTTTTTCACCGCCGCTCGGCTGCTGGAGCTCTGTTCCGAAACTGGCATGCGCATTTCTGAACTCGCGCTCGCCAATGAAACCGCGCTGCGCCCCCAGCCGGCGGTGATTGCCCATATGGATCGGGTGCACGCGGTGATGGACGAGGCTATTAAAGCCGGTATTGCCACGGAGGGGACGCTTCCGGGCGGGCTGCGCGTGAAGCGGCGCGCCCCCGGGCTGGCCCGCGAGCTGGAGGAAAAAACCGCGGCGGGGCATCGCGCGGACCAGCTGGAAGCCCTCGGATGGGTGAATCTTTTCGCCCTGGCTATCAACGAAGAAAATGCGGCCGGCCACCGGATTGTCACCGCGCCGACGAACGGCGCGGCCGGCGTCGTTCCCGCGGTCCTCACGTATTATGAACGTTTCGTGCCCGGGGCCACCCGCGAGGGAATGTATAATTTTTTGCTCGCCGGGGCGGCCATCGGCGGAATTATTAAGACGAATGCGTCGATTGCGGGGGCGGAAGTGGGCTGCCAGGGTGAAGTCGGCTCGGCTTCGGCAATGGCGGCCGCCGGTTTCGCGGAGGCCCTGGGCGGCACCCCGGCCCAGGTGGAAAATGCCGCGGAAATTGCTATGGAGCATTCCCTCGGCCTCACCTGCGATCCGGTGGGTGGCCTGGTGCAGATTCCGTGCATCGAACGCAATGCCATGGCTGCGGTGAAATCCATTAATGCCGCATATATCGCGCTGTGGGGCGACGGCTCCCACACCGTTTCCTTTGATACCGTGGTGGAAACCATGCGCCAAACCGGGATGGATATGCTCTCGAAATACAAGGAAACTTCGGAAGGCGGGCTCGCGGTTAACGTGGTGGAGTGCTAG